Proteins from a single region of Coraliomargarita parva:
- a CDS encoding energy transducer TonB has translation MTRLYQSPKRSSNGWGATLMGILAAGLLFLLIPMTQMFTRNERTVNAIEESNLSAPPPPPPPSESPPPPPRAEETPPPELKLEPPLPNLEQLELSLNPGIGGEITIGVGLDLDLKTESAEQMMEIFGFDELDEVPHLTRGLRINYPPQLQRSGISGYVQLLVLIDESGRVEVDKVLSYSHAQFIEAAKRGVESARFSVPTRQGQAVRASYSWKIEFNIER, from the coding sequence ATGACGCGTCTGTATCAATCGCCGAAACGTAGCAGTAATGGCTGGGGAGCGACCCTAATGGGAATTCTTGCCGCCGGACTGCTCTTTCTTTTGATACCGATGACGCAAATGTTCACGCGGAACGAGCGCACGGTCAATGCGATCGAGGAAAGCAACCTGAGCGCACCCCCGCCTCCGCCGCCTCCATCCGAGTCGCCTCCGCCGCCTCCTCGGGCGGAAGAGACGCCCCCGCCGGAGCTGAAGCTTGAGCCGCCCCTGCCGAACTTGGAGCAGTTGGAACTGAGCCTCAATCCCGGTATCGGTGGCGAGATCACGATCGGTGTCGGCCTGGATCTGGACCTGAAAACGGAGAGTGCCGAACAAATGATGGAGATTTTCGGCTTTGATGAGCTCGACGAAGTCCCGCATCTGACCCGGGGGCTTCGTATCAACTATCCGCCGCAACTGCAGCGTAGCGGTATTTCCGGATACGTTCAGCTGTTGGTCCTGATCGATGAGTCCGGACGTGTTGAAGTGGACAAGGTTCTCAGTTATTCGCATGCCCAATTTATCGAGGCGGCCAAACGGGGTGTTGAATCGGCACGGTTCTCGGTGCCCACCCGTCAGGGGCAAGCGGTGCGGGCCAGCTACTCATGGAAGATCGAATTCAATATCGAACGTTAG
- a CDS encoding TM2 domain-containing protein yields MSEKPAGAEKKIVAGILGIILGGLGIHKFILGYTKEGIIMLLVCILGSIVVVGPMVMGIIGLIEGILYLTKSDEDFVATYINGKKGWF; encoded by the coding sequence ATGTCAGAAAAACCCGCAGGTGCAGAAAAGAAAATCGTAGCCGGCATCCTTGGTATCATCCTTGGAGGTCTTGGCATCCACAAATTCATTCTCGGTTATACCAAGGAGGGAATCATCATGCTATTGGTGTGTATTCTTGGTTCGATCGTGGTTGTTGGCCCCATGGTTATGGGTATCATCGGCCTTATTGAAGGCATCCTCTACCTGACGAAGTCGGACGAGGATTTCGTTGCCACCTACATTAACGGTAAGAAGGGCTGGTTCTAA